Below is a genomic region from Rhodococcus sp. WMMA185.
TTCAAAGCAGCAGAAGGTAGCCCCCGCGCTCCTGCGTTACCGTGTCCTCGCCTACGCCACCGGTATATGGCTGCTGGTTCTCACGGCCGAAATGGTCGCCAAGTACATCTTCCAGGTCGAAAATCTGCCCAGCTGGATCGCAGTAGTCCACGGCTGGGTGTACTTCGTGTACCTGCTGGTCACCATGGACTTGGCCGTGAAGGTCCGTTGGCCCGCGGGCCGGACGGTCGGAACCCTCCTCGCAGGCACCATCCCGTTTCTTTCCTTCTACGTCGAGCACCAGCGGACCAAGCAGGTTCGAACCGCCTTCGGCCTCTGACCGAGACCCCTACGCCACCGATCAGCGTTCGGTGAGCGCCGCCAGCGCGGAAACGAGTTGGACCAGGGCGCGTCCTCGATGCGAGGACGCGTCCTTTTCTTCCGGCGAGAGCTGCGCCGCCGATCTGGTGTCGGCATCCGGCAAGAAGACCGGATCGTAGCCGAACCCGCCGTCGCCTACCGGTTCACGGGCGATCGTGCCACGCCATTCACCCCGGACCACCGACTCGTCGCCACCCGGCACCACCAGGGCACACGCCGAGACGAAGTTGGCTCCCCGCCTGCCGTCGGGTACGTCCTGGACCTGCGCCAAGAGCAACGAGGTATTGGCGTTGTCGTCGCCGTGCACACCCGACCACCGCGCAGACAGGACGCCGGGCATTCCGTTCAAGGCGTCCACCTCGAGTCCCGAGTCATCTGCGACACAGGGCAATCCGGTCGCTTGTGCACCGTCACGCGCCTTGGCAAGAGCGTTCTCCTCGAATGTGGCGCCAGTCTCCGGCGCCTCCGGGTACTCCGGCACCGAATCGAGTCCGACCAGTTCGATACCGTCTACACCGGCCGACTCCAGGACTCGATGCAATTCACGGAGTTTCTTCGCATTGCGACTGGCCACCAGCACTCGCACGGCTGTCGACACCGATCTACCCTCCGAACTTCTTCTTCGACGTCTCCGGAACCTCCAGTTCGGGTAGGCCGCCGGGGTAGGGAAGCTCGAGGGCGGCCTTCTGAACCTCGAAGAGCTTCTCGCAGCCGGCCAACGCCGAATCCAGGAGCTTGTCGAGCGTGCTGCGCGGGAACGTTGCTCCCTCGCCGGTGCCCTGGATCTCCACGAGAGTGCCCGTATCGGTGGCCACCACATTCATGTCGACCTCCGCTCGCGAATCCTCCTCGTACGGCAAGTCGAGACGCACCCGACCATCGACCACACCGACACTCACCGCAGCGATGGCGCAAGAGATCGGTTGGGGGTC
It encodes:
- a CDS encoding DUF3817 domain-containing protein, with amino-acid sequence MSTGQDEKTASSVADTSKQQKVAPALLRYRVLAYATGIWLLVLTAEMVAKYIFQVENLPSWIAVVHGWVYFVYLLVTMDLAVKVRWPAGRTVGTLLAGTIPFLSFYVEHQRTKQVRTAFGL
- the rdgB gene encoding RdgB/HAM1 family non-canonical purine NTP pyrophosphatase: MLVASRNAKKLRELHRVLESAGVDGIELVGLDSVPEYPEAPETGATFEENALAKARDGAQATGLPCVADDSGLEVDALNGMPGVLSARWSGVHGDDNANTSLLLAQVQDVPDGRRGANFVSACALVVPGGDESVVRGEWRGTIAREPVGDGGFGYDPVFLPDADTRSAAQLSPEEKDASSHRGRALVQLVSALAALTER